The proteins below are encoded in one region of Candidatus Polarisedimenticolia bacterium:
- the thiC gene encoding phosphomethylpyrimidine synthase ThiC codes for MTQMDQAKRGTITEEMRYVAAVEGVEPEDLRRRIAAGVAIIPKNIHHDYNPIGVGQGLATKVNANIGTSGHHQQLHEELDKLRMAVQCGAEMVMDLSTGDELDRVRREILRRCPVILGTVPIYQAVADRGSVHDLTADGLFEVIEKHAADGIDFVTVHCGVTREAVRRLDADGRIAGIVSRGGSMLASWMARTGEENPLFTQYDRLLDIAFEHDLTLSLGDGIRPGATGDATDAAQIQELLTLGELTRRAHERSVQVMIEGPGHVPIDQIQSNVLLQKRVCRGAPFYVLGPLTSDIGAGYDHITGAIGGAVASAAGADVLCYLTPAEHLRLPTVEDVRDGVIATKIAAHSGDLAKGVFGARSRDDQMSVYRKRLDWEGQYRLSLDPEKARELRLMSEDYDKAVCSMCGTLCSMALENTRSRLGELLTAPEDDAAHRHVRVGSAAFRRTAGNA; via the coding sequence ATGACGCAGATGGACCAGGCCAAGCGCGGCACGATCACCGAGGAGATGCGCTACGTCGCCGCCGTCGAGGGCGTCGAGCCGGAGGACCTGCGCCGGCGCATCGCGGCGGGCGTCGCCATCATCCCGAAAAACATCCACCACGACTACAATCCGATCGGGGTGGGGCAGGGGCTGGCGACGAAGGTCAACGCCAACATCGGAACCTCCGGTCACCACCAGCAGCTGCACGAGGAGCTCGACAAGCTCCGGATGGCGGTCCAGTGCGGCGCCGAGATGGTCATGGACCTGTCGACCGGCGACGAGCTGGACCGGGTGCGCCGTGAGATCCTCAGGCGCTGCCCGGTGATCCTCGGGACCGTGCCGATCTACCAGGCGGTCGCCGATCGCGGGTCGGTCCACGATCTGACGGCGGACGGACTCTTCGAGGTGATCGAGAAGCACGCCGCGGACGGAATCGACTTCGTGACCGTGCACTGCGGCGTCACCCGCGAAGCCGTGCGGCGTCTCGACGCCGACGGCCGCATCGCCGGGATCGTGTCGCGCGGCGGATCGATGCTGGCCTCCTGGATGGCGCGGACCGGGGAAGAGAACCCGTTGTTCACCCAGTACGATCGCCTGCTCGACATCGCCTTCGAGCACGACCTGACCCTGTCGCTGGGGGACGGCATCCGCCCCGGCGCCACCGGGGACGCGACCGACGCGGCACAGATCCAGGAGCTTCTGACCCTCGGGGAGCTGACGCGCCGGGCGCACGAGCGCTCGGTCCAGGTGATGATCGAGGGGCCCGGTCACGTCCCGATCGACCAGATCCAGTCGAACGTGCTGCTTCAAAAGCGCGTGTGCCGGGGGGCGCCGTTCTACGTGCTGGGCCCCCTGACCAGCGACATCGGGGCGGGGTACGATCACATCACCGGGGCGATCGGCGGCGCGGTCGCGTCGGCCGCGGGCGCCGACGTGCTCTGCTACCTGACCCCGGCGGAACACCTGAGGCTGCCGACCGTCGAGGACGTGCGCGACGGCGTCATCGCGACCAAGATCGCGGCGCATTCGGGCGACCTGGCCAAGGGGGTGTTCGGGGCCAGAAGCCGCGACGACCAGATGTCGGTCTACCGCAAGCGCCTGGACTGGGAAGGGCAATACCGCCTGTCGCTCGATCCGGAGAAGGCCCGCGAGCTGCGTCTCATGAGCGAGGACTACGACAAGGCGGTGTGCTCGATGTGCGGCACGCTCTGCTCGATGGCCCTCGAGAACACCCGATCCCGGCTGGGCGAGCTCCTGACGGCGCCCGAGGACGACGCGGCGCACCGCCACGTGCGGGTCGGCTCGGCGGCGTTCCGGCGCACGGCGGGGAACGCATGA
- the rny gene encoding ribonuclease Y, with amino-acid sequence MQTMFHDLLLPGVLFLVGVSLGWLSRIVLGRTRIEQVRGESRDILNQSLKEAEHHKRQALLQAREEWLKTKARLDQELQNRALESDRREQALEQRESGLREKDARVRSRERALEQRERETQEVHTEARRERDRSRRLAAELGDQLSRVSGLTTEDAKQMLLESLRQEVRVESARMIREARDEAQKKAETEACKIVSLAIERTASEWTAERSVTAFQLPSEKLKGRIIGHEGKNIRAFEKATGVQLLIDEQPDTVVLSCFNPIKREIARLTLDRLVRDGNIHPRRIEDLVQKNQRRVEELMLRAGQEALKELGITGVHPELVRILGRLRYRTSYGQNVLMHSIEVAKLTAIMASELRLDGALAKRAGLFHDIGKAIDFEREGTHPEIGVEVATRYNEHPVVINAIGTHHEDADVANPISVLVSAADAISGSRPGARRKNVVDYVRRIEQLEGLANEMEGVEQSYAIQAGREIRVIARAEKVSDDQLAVLASDLARKIQAQMEYPGRIKVTVIREMRATATAH; translated from the coding sequence ATGCAAACGATGTTCCACGATCTGCTCCTGCCGGGAGTCCTGTTCCTGGTCGGAGTGTCTCTTGGATGGCTCAGCCGGATCGTCCTCGGACGCACGCGCATCGAGCAGGTCCGGGGAGAGAGCCGGGACATTCTCAACCAATCCCTCAAGGAAGCCGAGCATCACAAGCGCCAGGCCCTGCTGCAGGCCCGCGAGGAGTGGCTCAAGACCAAGGCCAGGCTCGATCAGGAGCTGCAGAACAGGGCGCTTGAAAGCGATCGTCGTGAGCAGGCCCTGGAGCAGCGTGAGTCCGGCCTGAGAGAGAAGGACGCGCGCGTGCGCTCCCGCGAGAGGGCGCTCGAGCAGCGCGAACGCGAGACGCAGGAGGTCCACACCGAGGCGCGGCGGGAGCGCGATCGGTCCCGGCGCCTGGCCGCGGAGCTGGGTGACCAGCTCAGCCGGGTGTCCGGTCTCACCACGGAAGACGCCAAGCAGATGCTCCTCGAATCCCTGAGGCAGGAGGTCCGCGTCGAGTCCGCCCGGATGATTCGCGAGGCGCGCGACGAGGCGCAGAAGAAGGCCGAGACCGAGGCCTGCAAGATCGTCTCCCTGGCGATCGAACGGACCGCCTCGGAATGGACGGCGGAGCGCAGCGTGACCGCGTTCCAGCTCCCCAGCGAGAAGCTGAAGGGGCGCATCATCGGGCACGAGGGCAAGAACATCCGCGCCTTCGAGAAGGCGACCGGTGTGCAGCTGCTCATCGACGAGCAGCCGGACACCGTCGTCCTCTCGTGCTTCAATCCCATCAAGCGGGAGATTGCGCGGTTGACCCTCGATCGGCTGGTGAGGGACGGCAACATCCATCCCCGCCGGATCGAGGATCTGGTTCAGAAGAACCAGCGCCGGGTCGAAGAGCTGATGCTGCGCGCCGGACAGGAGGCGCTGAAGGAGCTCGGGATCACCGGCGTCCATCCCGAGCTGGTCCGCATCCTCGGTCGCCTGCGGTACCGCACCTCCTACGGCCAGAACGTGTTGATGCACTCGATCGAGGTCGCCAAGCTCACCGCGATCATGGCCTCGGAGCTCCGGCTGGACGGGGCCCTTGCCAAACGGGCCGGGCTGTTCCACGACATCGGCAAGGCGATCGACTTCGAGCGGGAGGGAACGCATCCCGAGATTGGGGTCGAGGTCGCGACGCGCTACAATGAGCACCCTGTGGTGATCAACGCCATCGGCACGCACCACGAGGATGCCGACGTGGCCAATCCGATCTCCGTCCTGGTCTCGGCCGCCGACGCCATTTCGGGGTCGCGCCCGGGGGCGCGGCGCAAGAACGTGGTCGACTACGTGCGCCGGATCGAGCAGCTGGAAGGGCTGGCGAACGAGATGGAGGGCGTGGAGCAGTCCTACGCCATCCAGGCGGGCCGGGAGATCCGCGTGATCGCGCGGGCCGAAAAGGTGAGCGACGACCAGCTGGCGGTGCTGGCCTCCGATCTGGCGAGGAAGATCCAGGCCCAGATGGAGTACCCGGGGCGGATCAAGGTGACGGTCATCCGCGAGATGCGGGCCACCGCCACGGCCCATTGA
- a CDS encoding molybdenum cofactor biosynthesis protein MoaE, with translation MSAERRTMPGLYRIVREPLDLDEAIRAVSGPDRGAIATFIGTTRDHHGGRTVLSLEYDAYVPMAEEVMRAIGEEVASLFGTPHVAIVHRIGRIRIGEPSVIIAVAAAHRREALAGCAHAIERLKEVVPIWKKEHYEDASRWIEGT, from the coding sequence ATGAGCGCGGAGCGTCGCACGATGCCCGGGCTCTACCGCATCGTCCGGGAGCCGCTGGATCTGGACGAGGCGATCCGCGCCGTCTCGGGCCCCGATCGCGGCGCCATCGCCACCTTCATCGGCACCACCCGGGATCACCACGGCGGCCGGACCGTCCTGTCCCTCGAATACGACGCCTACGTCCCGATGGCGGAAGAGGTCATGCGCGCGATTGGCGAAGAGGTCGCGTCGCTCTTCGGGACGCCGCACGTGGCCATCGTGCACCGCATCGGCCGCATCCGGATCGGCGAGCCCAGCGTGATCATCGCCGTGGCGGCGGCGCACCGCCGCGAGGCCCTGGCCGGCTGTGCGCATGCCATCGAGCGCCTCAAGGAGGTCGTGCCGATCTGGAAGAAGGAGCATTACGAGGACGCGTCCAGGTGGATCGAAGGGACCTAG
- a CDS encoding MoaD/ThiS family protein — protein MIVAVLLFARYREAAGAASIEIEIGAGATLADVWERVRARVPALRDEGRPLFSCDRAYARPDRPVSGSEEIAVFPPVSGG, from the coding sequence ATGATCGTTGCGGTGCTGTTGTTCGCCCGCTACCGCGAGGCGGCCGGCGCGGCCTCGATCGAGATCGAGATCGGGGCGGGGGCGACTCTCGCGGACGTGTGGGAGCGCGTCCGCGCCCGCGTCCCCGCGCTGCGGGACGAGGGGCGCCCGTTGTTCTCCTGCGATCGCGCGTACGCGCGTCCGGACCGTCCCGTGAGCGGGAGCGAGGAGATCGCGGTTTTCCCGCCTGTGAGCGGCGGATGA
- a CDS encoding isoprenoid biosynthesis protein ElbB — translation MSIGVLLGGCGHYDGTDVHEAVFLLLALEAAGERPVLIAPDRPQERTVEHLGGDEVQEVRNVLRESARLARRAIRPLSEAHPEELEALIIPGGYGPVVNFSTGFARLGERRALVPEIAAFLRHFIEARKPIGCISLGEIPVRAVLEDPIDVPAPTGDPAALAIDRERGIVHTPGFTAFSRLADVKAGVEAMVAEVLRRVQDRRRAAAKSGAGGA, via the coding sequence GTGTCCATCGGAGTCCTGCTCGGTGGCTGTGGCCATTACGACGGGACGGACGTGCACGAGGCGGTGTTCCTCCTCCTGGCTCTCGAGGCCGCGGGGGAAAGGCCGGTCCTGATCGCCCCCGATCGGCCCCAGGAGCGCACCGTCGAGCACCTGGGGGGTGACGAGGTGCAGGAGGTGCGAAACGTGCTGCGCGAATCGGCGCGGCTGGCGCGGCGGGCGATCCGGCCTCTTTCCGAGGCGCATCCCGAGGAGCTGGAGGCCTTGATCATCCCGGGCGGCTACGGACCCGTGGTCAATTTCTCCACGGGGTTCGCACGACTCGGAGAGCGGCGCGCCCTCGTTCCCGAAATCGCCGCATTCCTGCGCCACTTCATCGAAGCACGCAAGCCGATCGGCTGCATCAGCCTCGGGGAGATACCCGTGCGGGCGGTCCTGGAGGATCCCATCGACGTCCCGGCCCCCACCGGGGACCCCGCGGCTCTCGCCATCGACCGGGAGAGGGGGATCGTCCACACCCCGGGCTTCACGGCCTTCTCGCGCCTGGCCGACGTCAAGGCGGGCGTCGAGGCGATGGTGGCCGAGGTGCTGCGGCGGGTGCAGGACCGGCGACGGGCCGCCGCCAAGTCCGGGGCGGGAGGCGCATGA
- a CDS encoding IclR family transcriptional regulator: MKKGKVHMAQDVTAQGINKKRSDRGEGVVTGNQAVRRAIAVLKAFSDDAPEMGVTEVSRKVNLHKSTVYRLLSAFEGEGLIGKSPENGKYRLGPELIVLGEQVLRHTDVHRVALPFLRDMADRTGETVDLEVLSGSNVVTIEEIAGKHVVAAAGAIGMPWAAHATSTGKVLLAFQPPEKQRQILVRALKKFTPRTITDSKVLSRDLIKIREQGYAVSYGELEDHLIAIGLPIRSRNGDAIAAVSISGPDTRLTPDKLPGLIRIGLDSCSKISARLGYHGPASLRAAQSKFLAPRAIV, from the coding sequence ATGAAGAAAGGAAAGGTCCACATGGCTCAGGATGTGACGGCACAGGGGATCAACAAGAAGAGGAGCGACCGGGGCGAAGGGGTCGTGACGGGGAACCAGGCGGTGCGCCGCGCCATCGCGGTGCTCAAAGCGTTCAGCGATGACGCGCCCGAGATGGGCGTTACCGAGGTCAGCCGCAAGGTCAACCTCCACAAGAGCACGGTCTACCGTCTCCTCTCGGCCTTCGAGGGAGAGGGGCTCATCGGCAAGAGCCCGGAGAACGGCAAGTACAGGCTCGGCCCCGAGCTGATCGTCCTGGGCGAGCAGGTCCTGCGGCACACCGACGTGCACCGTGTCGCCCTCCCCTTCCTGCGCGACATGGCCGACCGCACCGGCGAGACCGTGGACCTCGAGGTCCTGAGCGGCAGCAACGTCGTCACCATCGAGGAGATCGCCGGCAAGCACGTGGTGGCCGCCGCCGGGGCGATCGGCATGCCCTGGGCGGCCCACGCCACCTCGACCGGCAAGGTCCTTCTGGCGTTCCAGCCGCCGGAGAAGCAGCGCCAGATCCTGGTGCGCGCGCTCAAGAAGTTCACGCCGCGCACGATCACCGACTCCAAGGTGCTGTCGCGCGACCTGATCAAGATCCGCGAGCAGGGATATGCCGTGTCCTACGGCGAGCTCGAGGATCACCTGATCGCCATCGGCCTGCCGATCCGGAGCCGCAACGGCGACGCCATCGCCGCCGTCAGCATTTCGGGACCCGACACACGGCTGACCCCGGACAAGCTGCCGGGCCTCATCCGCATCGGGCTGGATTCCTGCTCCAAGATCTCGGCCCGGCTCGGCTATCACGGACCGGCTTCGCTGCGGGCGGCGCAGTCCAAGTTCCTGGCGCCGCGCGCCATCGTCTGA
- a CDS encoding corrinoid protein yields MSHDDLYQKMADSVITGEAEISAALARQSLELGIAPLESIDNGFVKGIRVVGDRFGAGELFLPELVMSAEAMKAALAILEPELAKSSVARESQGSVLACTVQGDIHDIGKRIVCTMMSANGFTVVDLGVNVKIDRFVNEIKERKPDIVAMSALLTTTAPNQGKIIKLLQKEGIRDQYIVMVGGAPTSLQWSRDIGADGYGENATEAVRVAKELMARKRSRPAPQAEAAAPVSALGEPSASSVGAARAAAD; encoded by the coding sequence TTGAGCCACGACGACCTGTACCAGAAGATGGCGGACAGCGTGATCACCGGTGAGGCGGAGATCTCGGCCGCCCTGGCCCGCCAGTCCCTGGAGCTGGGCATCGCCCCGCTCGAGTCGATCGACAATGGATTCGTGAAGGGCATCCGCGTCGTCGGCGACCGTTTCGGCGCCGGAGAGCTCTTCCTTCCCGAGCTCGTGATGAGCGCCGAGGCGATGAAGGCCGCCCTCGCCATCCTGGAGCCGGAGCTCGCCAAGAGCTCCGTGGCGCGCGAGAGCCAGGGAAGCGTGCTGGCCTGCACCGTGCAGGGGGACATCCACGACATCGGCAAGCGGATCGTCTGCACCATGATGTCCGCGAACGGGTTCACGGTGGTGGACCTCGGGGTCAACGTCAAGATCGACCGCTTCGTCAACGAGATCAAGGAGCGGAAGCCGGACATCGTCGCCATGTCGGCCCTCCTGACCACCACCGCTCCGAACCAGGGAAAGATCATCAAGCTGCTGCAGAAGGAGGGGATCCGCGACCAGTACATCGTCATGGTCGGCGGCGCCCCGACCAGCCTGCAGTGGTCGAGGGACATCGGCGCCGACGGCTACGGCGAGAATGCCACCGAGGCGGTGCGCGTGGCGAAGGAGCTGATGGCCAGGAAGCGCTCGCGCCCCGCGCCGCAGGCCGAGGCCGCAGCGCCCGTCTCCGCCCTCGGCGAGCCGTCCGCGTCCTCGGTGGGCGCGGCCCGGGCTGCGGCGGACTAA
- a CDS encoding methylenetetrahydrofolate reductase C-terminal domain-containing protein, translating into MPFPVSFSLEPVRRFFRGHPRVTRSLELAVLPLEAASKKLAFGCKMCGQCILHETGMTCPMGCPKTLRNGPCGGVRMNGHCEVDPGMMCVWLKAERRSRWMPWRGAILRIQPALDWSLKGSSAWVGLMIGRNGKEAR; encoded by the coding sequence ATGCCGTTTCCGGTGTCGTTCAGCCTGGAGCCCGTGCGCCGTTTCTTTCGCGGGCACCCGCGCGTGACGCGCTCCCTCGAGCTGGCCGTCCTGCCGCTCGAAGCCGCCAGCAAGAAGCTCGCATTCGGCTGCAAGATGTGCGGGCAGTGCATCCTGCACGAGACCGGTATGACCTGCCCGATGGGTTGCCCGAAGACGCTGCGAAACGGTCCGTGCGGCGGCGTGCGCATGAACGGGCACTGCGAGGTCGATCCCGGAATGATGTGCGTCTGGCTGAAGGCCGAGCGTCGCTCGCGCTGGATGCCATGGCGCGGCGCCATCCTGCGCATCCAGCCGGCACTCGACTGGAGCCTCAAGGGGAGCTCGGCCTGGGTCGGCCTGATGATCGGCCGCAACGGGAAGGAGGCCCGGTGA
- a CDS encoding methylenetetrahydrofolate reductase, producing the protein MSPQGPFPRFEDALRSGLPLLTCEIASGDSADPQDLLRRARLVRDHVDAVNLPDNTAGIVHMSALAAAAILVREGIDPIVHVTCRDRNRMALQSDLLGAAALGVRNVLCLTGDHTIHGDHPGAKPVFDLDSLQLLGLVGTLRRGRYLSGREIRPAPELLPGATENPFAPPYDFRPLRVQKKVEAGARFLQTQITYNVARFAAFMQRVRDLGLDRRVSILAGVAPLRSARSARYMQERVPGMEVTDAVIRRMDQAGPGRSRAEEEGLAIAVEIVEQVREIKGLAGIHLMPIHWEEAVAEIAARARLEPARLALAATVAARAGRDAGTDRRGPGVEDSPLDRPREHRA; encoded by the coding sequence GTGAGCCCTCAGGGTCCGTTCCCGCGATTCGAGGACGCCCTCCGATCCGGCCTGCCGCTCCTGACCTGCGAGATCGCGAGCGGCGACAGCGCCGACCCGCAGGACCTCCTGCGCCGGGCGCGCCTGGTGCGCGACCACGTGGACGCCGTGAACCTGCCCGACAACACGGCCGGCATCGTCCACATGTCGGCCCTGGCGGCCGCCGCGATCCTGGTGCGCGAGGGGATCGACCCGATCGTGCACGTCACCTGCCGCGACCGGAACCGGATGGCGCTGCAGAGCGACCTCCTGGGGGCGGCGGCGCTCGGCGTCCGGAACGTCCTCTGCCTGACCGGCGATCACACGATCCACGGGGATCACCCGGGGGCCAAGCCGGTGTTCGACCTGGACTCGCTGCAGCTGCTCGGCCTGGTGGGGACGCTGCGCCGCGGGCGGTACCTGAGCGGCCGCGAGATCCGGCCCGCCCCCGAGCTTCTCCCGGGAGCCACCGAGAATCCCTTCGCGCCGCCCTACGATTTCCGGCCGTTGCGCGTCCAGAAGAAGGTCGAGGCGGGGGCGCGGTTCCTCCAGACCCAGATCACCTACAATGTCGCGCGCTTCGCCGCCTTCATGCAGCGCGTGCGCGACCTTGGCCTGGACCGCCGGGTGTCGATTCTCGCCGGCGTGGCGCCGCTGCGCTCGGCGCGTTCGGCGCGCTACATGCAGGAGCGCGTTCCCGGCATGGAGGTGACCGACGCGGTCATCCGGCGCATGGATCAGGCGGGACCCGGACGCAGCCGCGCCGAGGAGGAGGGGCTCGCGATCGCCGTCGAGATCGTGGAGCAGGTCCGGGAGATCAAGGGACTGGCGGGGATCCATCTGATGCCGATCCACTGGGAAGAGGCCGTGGCCGAAATCGCCGCCCGCGCGCGCCTCGAGCCGGCGCGCCTCGCCCTGGCGGCCACGGTCGCAGCCCGCGCCGGCCGGGACGCCGGGACGGACCGCAGGGGCCCGGGCGTGGAGGATTCCCCCCTCGACCGTCCGCGGGAGCATCGAGCATGA
- a CDS encoding dihydropteroate synthase, producing MKTIVSSATKTVVISPEDPFVVIGERINPTNRKKLAEELRRFDFTRVKSDALAQVEAGATMLDVNAGIPGADEPSMLKGAVLAMMEVTDVPISIDSSTPEALEAALPVYRGKALVNSVTGEDEVLERLLPLVKKYGAAVIGIANDDTGISNDPQERFNIARKIVERAADHGIPKEDVIIDPLCMPIGANHQFGRITFETMRLIRDGLGVNMSVGAGNVGFGLPDRPPLTASFILLGMQVGLTASITNALEPEIYKMILAGDLMLGSDPFGKKWNAHFRRVSAARAAARPATPQAAPAASSAPTA from the coding sequence ATGAAGACCATCGTCTCGTCCGCCACGAAGACCGTGGTCATCAGCCCCGAGGACCCCTTCGTGGTCATCGGGGAGCGGATCAACCCGACCAACCGCAAGAAGCTGGCCGAGGAGCTGCGGCGCTTCGACTTCACCCGGGTGAAGAGCGACGCCCTGGCCCAGGTGGAAGCCGGCGCGACCATGCTCGACGTGAACGCGGGGATCCCCGGCGCCGACGAACCGAGCATGCTCAAGGGGGCGGTCCTGGCGATGATGGAGGTGACGGACGTCCCGATCTCCATCGACTCGTCGACGCCCGAGGCCCTGGAGGCGGCCCTTCCGGTGTACAGGGGCAAGGCGCTGGTGAATTCCGTGACCGGCGAGGACGAGGTGCTCGAGCGTCTCCTGCCCCTGGTGAAGAAGTACGGCGCCGCGGTCATCGGCATCGCCAACGACGACACCGGAATCAGCAACGACCCGCAGGAGCGCTTCAACATTGCCCGGAAGATCGTGGAGCGCGCCGCCGACCATGGCATCCCGAAGGAGGACGTGATCATCGATCCCCTCTGCATGCCGATCGGCGCCAACCACCAGTTCGGGCGCATCACGTTCGAGACCATGCGCCTCATCCGCGACGGCCTCGGAGTGAACATGTCGGTCGGCGCGGGGAACGTCGGCTTCGGGCTCCCCGACCGGCCCCCGCTGACCGCCAGCTTCATCCTGCTCGGCATGCAGGTCGGCCTGACCGCCTCGATCACCAACGCGCTGGAGCCGGAGATCTACAAGATGATCCTGGCCGGCGACCTGATGCTCGGCAGCGACCCCTTCGGGAAGAAATGGAACGCCCACTTCCGCAGGGTCTCCGCCGCGAGGGCCGCGGCCCGGCCGGCGACTCCCCAGGCCGCACCGGCCGCCTCCTCCGCTCCCACGGCCTGA
- a CDS encoding ASKHA domain-containing protein has protein sequence MEPLTAVKAEKVKVTFLPKETSTRVPAGTTLFHAAAWTGQPIESTCGGRGTCGKCRVQVIQGTAPVTPADLQHLAKEDLAGGWRLSCQSEVRDEMVVQVPRLLSTPKTAMFGVGRQVLLDPNVHKVHLMLAEPTLHDQRSDLQRLKEALRQEGFAMNAELPVVRTLPKALRDSEFDVTAVVCGESLLAVEPGDTTGACFGIAFDLGTTTIVGTLMDLNNGEARGVTSNLNAQAIHGGDVLSRISHTMGKKEGLQEMQHFAAFTMNGIVERLTAESGVPLDRIYEITVAGNLTMMHLLLGIDPEPISVTPFAPAVSHGLNLRAADLGITVHPEGRVFLFPAIGSYVGGDIVAGLLATALPRGNKLRLFVDVGTNGEIALGSEPRTLSTAAPAGPAFEGAEISCGMRATTGAIEGVQVTEDSVVLQTIQDAPPVGLCGSGLIDAVAQLYKRGLMDATGRMRSAEELQGQVPQSLASRLVTVDGVRAFVLATEEETGGKRILFSQKDVRQLQFAKGSIASGIRVLMKEMGVAPEELQEVLLAGAFGSYIHPDAARIIGLVPAVPLARIRAVGNAAGEGAKIALLSYREREAAEAMPARVEYIELSGREDFNDIFMSVLGFPPLDSLP, from the coding sequence ATGGAGCCCCTGACTGCCGTGAAAGCCGAGAAGGTCAAGGTCACCTTCCTGCCCAAGGAGACCTCGACGCGCGTGCCGGCCGGAACGACGCTGTTCCACGCCGCCGCGTGGACCGGCCAGCCGATCGAGAGCACCTGCGGCGGCCGCGGGACCTGCGGCAAGTGCCGCGTGCAGGTGATCCAGGGGACCGCGCCCGTCACGCCCGCCGACCTGCAGCACCTGGCCAAGGAGGACCTGGCCGGCGGCTGGCGGCTCTCCTGCCAGTCGGAGGTGCGGGACGAGATGGTGGTCCAGGTGCCGCGTCTCCTGAGCACACCGAAGACCGCCATGTTCGGGGTCGGCCGGCAGGTCCTGCTCGATCCGAACGTCCACAAAGTGCACCTGATGCTCGCCGAGCCGACGCTGCACGATCAGCGCTCCGACCTGCAGCGCCTCAAGGAGGCCCTGCGCCAGGAGGGGTTCGCCATGAACGCCGAGCTTCCGGTGGTGCGCACGCTGCCGAAGGCCCTGCGCGACTCCGAGTTCGACGTGACGGCCGTCGTGTGCGGCGAGTCCCTGCTCGCCGTCGAGCCGGGCGACACCACGGGCGCCTGCTTCGGCATCGCCTTCGATCTGGGCACCACCACCATCGTCGGGACGCTCATGGACCTGAACAACGGCGAGGCGCGCGGGGTCACGTCCAACCTGAACGCCCAGGCGATCCACGGCGGCGACGTGCTCTCGCGCATCTCCCACACCATGGGGAAGAAGGAAGGACTGCAGGAGATGCAGCACTTCGCCGCGTTCACCATGAACGGGATCGTCGAGCGGCTGACCGCCGAGTCGGGGGTGCCGCTCGACCGCATCTACGAGATCACCGTCGCCGGGAACCTGACGATGATGCACCTGCTCCTGGGGATCGATCCCGAGCCGATCTCCGTGACGCCGTTCGCCCCGGCGGTGTCGCACGGCCTGAATCTCCGCGCCGCCGATCTCGGCATCACGGTTCATCCGGAGGGCCGCGTCTTCCTGTTCCCGGCGATCGGCTCCTACGTCGGCGGAGACATCGTCGCCGGCCTCCTCGCCACGGCCCTGCCGCGCGGCAACAAGCTGCGCCTGTTCGTCGACGTCGGCACCAACGGCGAGATCGCCCTGGGATCCGAGCCGCGCACCCTGTCCACCGCCGCCCCCGCCGGCCCGGCGTTCGAGGGGGCCGAGATCTCGTGCGGCATGCGCGCCACGACCGGGGCGATCGAGGGGGTGCAGGTCACCGAGGACTCCGTCGTCCTGCAGACCATCCAGGACGCGCCGCCGGTCGGCCTGTGCGGATCGGGGCTCATCGACGCCGTGGCGCAGCTCTACAAGCGGGGCCTGATGGACGCGACCGGCCGCATGCGCTCCGCCGAGGAGCTGCAGGGGCAGGTTCCCCAGTCGCTCGCCTCCCGCCTGGTCACCGTGGACGGGGTGCGCGCCTTCGTCCTGGCCACGGAGGAAGAGACCGGCGGCAAGCGCATCCTGTTCTCCCAGAAGGACGTGCGTCAGCTCCAGTTCGCCAAGGGGTCGATCGCCTCCGGGATCCGGGTCCTGATGAAGGAGATGGGGGTGGCGCCCGAGGAGCTTCAAGAAGTCTTGCTCGCCGGGGCCTTCGGCTCGTACATCCACCCCGACGCCGCGCGCATCATCGGTCTGGTGCCGGCCGTGCCGCTGGCGCGCATCCGCGCCGTCGGCAACGCCGCGGGCGAGGGGGCCAAGATCGCCCTGCTGTCCTACCGCGAGCGGGAGGCCGCCGAGGCGATGCCGGCGCGCGTCGAGTACATCGAGCTTTCGGGACGCGAGGACTTCAACGACATCTTCATGTCGGTCCTGGGATTCCCCCCGCTCGACAGTCTCCCCTGA